From a single Bacillus gobiensis genomic region:
- the cspB gene encoding cold shock-like protein CspB, whose protein sequence is MLEGKVKWFNSEKGFGFIEVEGQDDVFVHFSAIQGEGFKTLEEGQSVSFEIVEGNRGPQAANVTKA, encoded by the coding sequence ATGCTAGAAGGTAAAGTAAAATGGTTCAATTCTGAAAAAGGTTTCGGTTTCATCGAAGTTGAAGGTCAAGACGATGTATTCGTTCACTTCTCTGCTATTCAAGGCGAAGGCTTCAAAACTTTAGAAGAAGGTCAATCTGTTTCTTTCGAAATCGTTGAAGGAAACCGTGGCCCTCAAGCTGCTAACGTTACAAAAGCATAA
- a CDS encoding ABC transporter ATP-binding protein, with translation MSIELKQVTKKYGKEYALDHVSLSLTPGKIYGLLGPNGSGKSTFLKIISGLVFPDRGEILVEDQAVSRRISERVAYSTELDMLYEPFKVNDMLSFYQTQFQDFDRQKANELLNLMKLDGNKKIKKLSKGNRGRLKLVLAISRDAPFLLLDEPFSGLDPMVRESIAKILISHIDLEKQTVLIATHEIDEIELLLDEVIVIANGKIAARENVERVREEEDLCVKDWLKEIFQNKGE, from the coding sequence GTGAGTATCGAATTGAAGCAGGTGACTAAAAAGTACGGAAAAGAATATGCTCTTGATCACGTTTCACTTTCTCTTACACCGGGAAAAATCTACGGATTGCTAGGTCCGAACGGCAGCGGTAAATCGACCTTTCTGAAGATCATTTCGGGACTTGTTTTTCCGGATCGAGGGGAGATACTTGTAGAGGATCAAGCAGTATCCCGCAGAATTAGTGAGAGGGTAGCCTATTCGACGGAGCTTGATATGCTTTATGAGCCATTCAAAGTAAATGATATGCTTTCATTTTATCAAACCCAGTTTCAGGACTTTGACCGGCAAAAGGCAAATGAGCTTTTGAACCTAATGAAATTAGACGGAAACAAAAAAATTAAAAAGCTCTCGAAAGGAAATCGCGGTAGATTAAAGCTCGTGCTTGCAATCTCCAGAGACGCTCCCTTCCTTTTGCTTGACGAACCGTTTTCAGGTCTTGATCCTATGGTTCGGGAATCAATTGCGAAGATTCTGATTAGCCACATTGACCTTGAAAAGCAGACAGTGCTGATCGCAACCCATGAGATTGACGAAATTGAGCTGTTGCTTGACGAGGTCATTGTCATAGCAAACGGGAAAATTGCGGCGCGAGAAAACGTCGAACGGGTTAGGGAAGAAGAAGATCTTTGTGTGAAGGATTGGCTGAAGGAAATATTTCAAAACAAAGGAGAATGA
- a CDS encoding ABC transporter ATP-binding protein, whose amino-acid sequence MAKLLELKDVSKVIRGKRIIDRLNFEVNAGEVFGFLGPNGAGKTTTIRMMVGHMKISEGEIIICGDNIAANFEKAAAHIGAIVENPELYKFLTGYQNLKQYARMTKGVTKEKIDEVVELVGLKKRIHDKVKTYSLGMRQRLGLAQALLHDPKILILDEPTNGLDPAGIREIRDYLRRLAREKGIAVIVSSHLLSEMELMCDRIAIIKNGKLLDIQNVHEFTNDQKETLVILADDPEQAYKAAEMFGALEPLHTENGIQVEASKEAIPDLIYHLVNANVRLYEIKRVNKTLEDRFLEMTSESKEEKAHA is encoded by the coding sequence ATGGCAAAGCTGTTAGAGTTAAAAGACGTCTCAAAAGTGATTCGAGGAAAACGAATTATTGATCGGCTCAATTTTGAAGTGAATGCCGGTGAGGTTTTCGGATTCCTTGGACCGAATGGTGCCGGGAAAACAACAACGATTCGAATGATGGTTGGTCATATGAAAATTTCTGAAGGCGAGATTATTATTTGCGGTGACAACATCGCTGCAAATTTTGAAAAAGCGGCGGCTCACATCGGTGCCATTGTTGAAAATCCGGAGCTTTATAAATTTCTTACAGGCTATCAAAATTTAAAACAATATGCCCGTATGACAAAAGGAGTGACTAAGGAAAAAATTGATGAGGTTGTTGAGCTGGTTGGCTTAAAGAAGCGGATTCATGACAAAGTAAAAACCTATTCACTTGGTATGAGGCAGCGGCTCGGGCTTGCTCAGGCCTTGCTTCATGACCCAAAAATATTAATCCTTGATGAACCGACAAACGGGCTCGATCCTGCCGGAATCAGAGAAATTCGTGATTATTTAAGAAGGCTGGCACGGGAAAAAGGAATAGCGGTTATTGTATCCAGTCATTTGCTTTCTGAAATGGAGCTGATGTGTGACAGGATTGCGATAATAAAAAATGGTAAATTACTAGATATCCAGAATGTCCATGAATTTACGAATGATCAAAAAGAAACGTTAGTGATTCTAGCCGATGATCCTGAGCAGGCATACAAAGCTGCAGAAATGTTTGGCGCCCTTGAACCATTACATACTGAAAACGGTATTCAGGTCGAGGCCTCTAAAGAAGCAATTCCGGATTTAATTTACCATCTGGTCAATGCAAATGTCCGACTATATGAAATAAAACGGGTCAACAAAACGCTTGAAGATCGTTTTCTTGAGATGACATCAGAGAGTAAGGAGGAAAAAGCTCATGCATAA
- a CDS encoding ABC transporter permease, producing MHKLILNEWIKIIKRPGTIVMAGLLLVSVIAFGIMNRTTDQAESNPNWKQQLTEQNKEMNTALKEVGDSNSLLKQNYQKTIAINEYRIENNLPPEGEYTVWSFLTDTMGFTTLVGLFTIIIASGMVANEFSWGTIKLLIIRPIGRFKLLLSKYITVLTFAVAMLAFLFISTAIVGLIFFGTGGESAPYLAYHDGSVQEKSMLLHLITNYCLHSIDLFMLSTMAFMISSVFRNNSLASGISIFLLVLGGTVTGLLAMRFDWAKYSLFANTDLTQYFDGTPLIEGMTLGFSIIMLIIYFIIFIVLAFTVFTKRDVAA from the coding sequence ATGCATAAGCTGATACTAAACGAGTGGATAAAGATTATCAAACGTCCCGGAACGATTGTCATGGCAGGATTGCTTCTCGTTTCGGTCATTGCTTTTGGAATAATGAACAGAACAACTGATCAAGCTGAGTCAAATCCGAATTGGAAACAGCAATTAACAGAGCAGAATAAAGAGATGAATACGGCTCTTAAAGAGGTAGGTGATTCAAATTCTCTCTTAAAACAAAACTACCAAAAAACGATTGCTATTAATGAGTACAGAATTGAAAATAATCTGCCTCCAGAGGGAGAATATACAGTCTGGTCGTTTTTAACTGATACGATGGGCTTTACAACGCTGGTTGGATTGTTTACGATCATCATTGCTTCAGGCATGGTTGCAAACGAGTTCAGCTGGGGAACGATTAAACTATTAATTATTCGGCCGATCGGTCGTTTTAAGCTATTACTATCGAAGTATATAACGGTTTTGACATTTGCCGTAGCGATGCTTGCGTTTCTATTTATCAGTACAGCGATTGTAGGTCTTATTTTCTTTGGAACAGGCGGTGAGAGTGCACCTTATCTAGCTTATCATGACGGCTCGGTTCAAGAAAAAAGCATGCTTCTGCATTTAATAACGAACTATTGCCTGCATTCCATCGACCTTTTCATGCTTTCGACAATGGCTTTTATGATTTCGTCAGTATTTCGAAACAATTCTTTGGCTAGCGGGATCAGCATCTTTCTCCTTGTCTTGGGAGGCACAGTAACCGGATTGCTTGCTATGAGATTTGATTGGGCGAAATACAGTCTGTTTGCCAACACGGATCTGACACAATACTTTGATGGAACCCCGTTAATAGAAGGAATGACTCTTGGTTTCTCCATTATCATGCTGATTATCTATTTTATTATCTTTATTGTTTTGGCATTTACTGTGTTTACCAAAAGAGACGTTGCAGCTTAA